One genomic region from Dermacentor variabilis isolate Ectoservices chromosome 6, ASM5094787v1, whole genome shotgun sequence encodes:
- the CCHa1-R gene encoding CCHamide-1 receptor, which produces MADVPESYDMLSTSTLGPLVANVTSVTLRVSRDQSVSRTYSNTTPTSHLNLTTGHGDSEEFVPYEQRLETYVVPTLFAFIFLVGLLGNGTLILVFLRNRTMRSVPNIYIMSLSLGDFIVIAGTVPFISTIYILDSWPYGLFLCKLSEFLRDVSISVTVLTLTVLSIDRYVAIAMPLLNHKGRRHTRRTITIMLTVAVWMIAVLLAIPGAHFSFVMEVEATPDLRYSVCYPFPPEMWPWYPKLMVLMKFLVQYAIPLMIIGTFYCLMARQLIRTSRTHLTQPGCGGVAQLKQMKARVKVAKIALAFVVLFAVCFFPNHVFMMWYYFAPDAPSHYNSFWHVWKIMGYVMTFVNSCLNPIALYLVSGVFRNHFKHYLFCSRRAASGVHSRNNSYSFRTIHSSSMSKCTASTKI; this is translated from the coding sequence ATGGCTGACGTACCAGAGAGCTACGACATGCTGTCGACATCCACCTTGGGGCCGCTCGTTGCCAACGTGACGTCAGTGACGTTACGTGTGTCCAGAGACCAGTCAGTGTCGCGCACCTACAGCAACACCACGCCCACCTCTCATCTCAATCTGACAACGGGTCATGGTGATTCCGAAGAATTTGTGCCCTACGAACAAAGGCTAGAGACGTACGTGGTGCCCACACTTTTCGCTTTCATATTTCTCGTCGGGCTCCTTGGCAACGGAACACTGATCCTCGTGTTCCTGCGAAACCGAACGATGCGCAGTGTTCCTAACATCTACATCATGAGCCTCTCTCTGGGCGACTTCATCGTCATCGCGGGCACTGTGCCGTTCATCAGCACCATCTACATTCTCGACTCGTGGCCGTACGGGCTGTTTCTCTGCAAGCTCAGCGAATTCCTTCGGGACGTGTCCATTAGCGTCACCGTATTGACGCTTACCGTGCTCAGCATCGATCGGTACGTGGCCATCGCCATGCCACTTCTCAACCACAAAGGCCGTCGACACACGAGGCGAACAATCACCATCATGCTGACCGTCGCGGTGTGGATGATCGCTGTCCTCTTGGCCATACCGGGAGCCCACTTCTCGTTCGTGATGGAAGTTGAGGCCACGCCCGATCTGCGATACAGCGTGTGTTACCCATTCCCACCGGAGATGTGGCCCTGGTACCCGAAACTGATGGTGCTCATGAAGTTCCTAGTCCAGTACGCTATCCCATTGATGATCATAGGCACCTTCTACTGCCTCATGGCCCGCCAGCTTATTCGCACGTCGCGCACCCACTTGACGCAGCCCGGCTGTGGTGGCGTGGCGCAGCTCAAGCAGATGAAGGCGCGTGTCAAGGTGGCCAAGATCGCCCTTGCTTTTGTCGTTCTGTTCGCCGTCTGTTTTTTCCCCAACCACGTGTTCATGATGTGGTACTATTTCGCGCCGGACGCACCGTCGCACTACAACAGCTTCTGGCATGTCTGGAAAATAATGGGCTACGTGATGACGTTTGTCAACTCGTGCCTGAACCCCATCGCACTGTACCTGGTCAGCGGGGTGTTCCGCAACCATTTCAAGCACTAcctcttctgcagccggcgtgccGCAAGCGGCGTTCACTCCCGCAACAATTCCTATTCATTTCGCACCATTCACAGCTCGAGCATGTCCAAGTGCACGGCTTCTACCAAGATTTGA